A single region of the Bdellovibrionales bacterium CG10_big_fil_rev_8_21_14_0_10_45_34 genome encodes:
- a CDS encoding Zn-dependent hydrolase: protein MSNNLKSEEKVVRQQIFRQLFDEATWTYTYLIADPDSLEGILIDPVDEKAERDLSLIKELGIKLKYTMETHTHADHITGASLISQQTGAKKVVGKRSGAECADVFVDDGDILEFGRYKVKALSTPGHTDGCTSYVVEDKAFTGDALFVRGTGRTDFQQGSAEVLYDSIYNKLFSLPEDTFVYPGHDYKGATVSTIREEKLFNPRVKVGITKQQFAETMKNLKLANPKKIHEAVPANLKCGQKDLTSVQQ from the coding sequence ATGTCAAACAATCTAAAATCGGAGGAAAAAGTGGTAAGGCAACAAATTTTCAGACAACTCTTCGACGAAGCAACTTGGACTTATACCTACCTGATTGCAGATCCAGATTCTCTAGAGGGAATCCTGATAGATCCAGTTGATGAAAAAGCAGAGCGCGATCTGAGTCTTATTAAAGAACTTGGCATTAAACTTAAATACACTATGGAAACTCATACCCACGCCGACCACATCACTGGTGCTAGCTTAATTTCTCAGCAAACGGGCGCGAAAAAAGTTGTCGGCAAGCGCTCGGGGGCAGAGTGTGCCGATGTCTTTGTAGATGACGGCGACATTTTGGAGTTTGGCAGATACAAGGTAAAAGCTCTATCTACTCCCGGACACACGGATGGTTGCACAAGTTACGTCGTAGAAGACAAAGCTTTCACTGGCGATGCACTGTTTGTTCGCGGAACCGGTCGAACTGACTTTCAACAAGGATCGGCAGAGGTGCTATATGACAGCATCTACAACAAGTTGTTCAGTCTACCAGAGGATACCTTTGTTTACCCTGGGCATGACTACAAAGGCGCAACCGTATCTACCATACGAGAGGAGAAGCTGTTTAACCCAAGAGTAAAAGTGGGAATAACGAAGCAGCAGTTTGCGGAAACTATGAAGAATCTCAAACTAGCAAACCCCAAGAAGATCCACGAAGCCGTTCCGGCCAATTTAAAGTGCGGTCAAAAAGACCTCACAAGTGTTCAACAGTGA